The following proteins are encoded in a genomic region of Candidatus Cybelea sp.:
- a CDS encoding HisA/HisF-related TIM barrel protein, whose translation MPAIDLRGGKCVRMRQGDPTTETVYDGDPAERARAFVAQGAQRLHVIDLDGAFGSGENLAAVERICKAVDVPVQTGGGLRAVKHAENAFAAGAREIILGTLLVEDERLARHIVSRFPGRVIAGIDVRGTQVATHGWQERTPVDRDALVRRVAQWGILRIIFTEIRRDGMGEGYDIEALTAVANAAPVKVTASGGARNIDDLRTLKEAAPPAIDSCIVGSALYAQTLDLRSAIAAVA comes from the coding sequence GTGCCTGCAATCGACTTACGCGGGGGCAAGTGCGTTCGCATGCGCCAGGGCGATCCGACGACCGAAACGGTCTACGACGGCGATCCCGCTGAGCGCGCGCGTGCGTTCGTCGCGCAGGGTGCGCAACGGCTGCACGTCATCGACCTCGACGGCGCGTTCGGCTCCGGCGAGAATCTCGCGGCGGTCGAGCGCATCTGCAAAGCCGTCGACGTCCCGGTTCAAACCGGCGGCGGCCTGCGCGCCGTCAAGCACGCGGAGAACGCATTTGCGGCGGGCGCTCGCGAAATCATCCTCGGCACGCTCTTAGTCGAAGACGAGCGGCTGGCACGACACATCGTCAGCCGCTTCCCCGGGCGCGTCATCGCCGGCATCGACGTTCGCGGAACTCAGGTCGCGACGCACGGCTGGCAGGAACGCACGCCGGTCGATCGCGATGCGCTGGTGCGCCGCGTCGCGCAGTGGGGGATTTTGCGAATCATCTTTACCGAGATTCGGCGCGACGGAATGGGCGAGGGCTACGATATCGAGGCGCTTACGGCCGTCGCGAACGCCGCACCGGTCAAAGTGACCGCGAGCGGCGGTGCGCGAAACATCGACGATCTGCGAACCTTGAAAGAAGCGGCTCCGCCGGCGATCGACTCGTGCATCGTCGGCAGCGCGCTCTACGCGCAGACGCTCGACCTGCGATCGGCGATCGCCGCCGTCGCCTAG
- the alr gene encoding alanine racemase, translating to MIGRIAVSLGAIRHNAELLGRLVSPAKAAFVVKGNAYGHGLLPVAAAVESAAARICVYTAVEALALRAGGVTAPILVMGPVPKDLLAEAVAAGLEVALWDPRSFARRLAEAAEKQHRRAGVHLKVNTDLNRLGIDSTLVRGAIEGLGGLPQIALAGVFSHLAAAEEIDSPYTIRQLEAFGQALAESEPLLEARRLKPLRHIAASAAGMLWPWTRLDMVRFGIALYGLMPSPQTAEALEAQPPDLRAALTYSSELVVVRTVAAGASVGYGGTFHAPREMRIGVLPAGYADGIPRALSNRGAFACDGALCPIVGRVAMNMTQIDLTDAPRARVGSTVTLIGRDGDAVVSADDWARWAETINYEIVTRLPSELPRVYVD from the coding sequence ATGATCGGTAGAATTGCGGTCTCGCTGGGCGCCATCCGCCATAACGCAGAGCTCCTCGGCCGGCTTGTCTCCCCCGCCAAAGCCGCCTTCGTGGTCAAAGGAAACGCCTACGGCCACGGCCTTCTGCCCGTCGCCGCCGCGGTCGAAAGCGCGGCTGCCCGCATCTGCGTCTACACTGCGGTGGAGGCGCTCGCCTTGCGCGCCGGCGGCGTCACGGCGCCGATCCTCGTGATGGGCCCGGTGCCCAAAGACTTGCTGGCTGAAGCAGTCGCCGCCGGTCTCGAGGTGGCGCTTTGGGACCCCCGCAGCTTTGCAAGGCGGCTAGCGGAAGCGGCCGAGAAGCAGCATCGTCGGGCCGGCGTTCATTTGAAAGTCAATACGGACCTCAACCGCTTGGGAATCGATTCGACGCTGGTGCGCGGTGCGATCGAGGGGCTCGGCGGCCTGCCCCAAATTGCGCTTGCCGGGGTTTTCTCGCATCTCGCGGCCGCCGAGGAGATCGACTCCCCCTACACAATCCGCCAGCTCGAAGCGTTTGGGCAGGCGCTCGCGGAGAGCGAACCGTTGCTCGAAGCGCGCCGGCTAAAGCCGCTTCGTCACATCGCCGCCTCGGCCGCTGGGATGCTCTGGCCCTGGACCCGTCTGGACATGGTACGTTTTGGGATTGCACTCTACGGTTTGATGCCCTCGCCGCAGACCGCCGAGGCGCTGGAAGCGCAGCCGCCCGATCTTCGTGCGGCGCTGACGTATTCCAGCGAACTCGTGGTGGTCCGAACCGTGGCGGCCGGAGCCTCGGTCGGCTACGGCGGCACCTTTCACGCCCCCCGTGAGATGCGGATCGGCGTCCTTCCGGCCGGTTACGCCGACGGGATCCCGCGCGCGCTCTCGAACCGCGGCGCCTTCGCCTGCGACGGCGCGCTTTGCCCGATCGTCGGAAGGGTCGCGATGAACATGACGCAGATCGATCTCACCGACGCGCCGCGGGCGCGCGTCGGATCGACCGTTACGCTCATTGGCCGTGACGGTGACGCAGTGGTGAGCGCGGACGACTGGGCGCGATGGGCAGAGACGATCAACTACGAGATCGTAACGCGGCTGCCGAGCGAACTGCCGCGCGTCTACGTCGACTAG
- the murB gene encoding UDP-N-acetylmuramate dehydrogenase, translating into MSLTTQRALRTLLAPADREALRTIFAERAKFDEPLAPYTSWKVGGPADAFVTVRTQAELAELMRLCLRRKMAWWIIGGGSNMLVGDGGVRGVVIRLAGEFAAVGVAIEHGAVVVEAGGSAGMALVTAKAASAGAKSVGSLSGIPGTIGGSLRMNAGTDREIGDFVRSVWVQSPSRPEPHRVSIRYLYRHSTLERDVVVSRVTLAFERADSSEVREEMRGRLVRRKRTQPIATPNAGSCFRNPQGDKAARLIESAGAKGWREGGAEVSALHANFINNTGGATARDVATLLARVRRAVLDRSGVELRLEVHLVGVFIDAT; encoded by the coding sequence ATGAGCCTCACGACGCAACGCGCGCTGCGCACGCTCCTCGCCCCCGCCGACCGGGAGGCGCTGCGCACGATTTTCGCGGAGCGCGCCAAGTTCGATGAGCCCCTGGCACCCTACACCTCGTGGAAGGTCGGCGGCCCGGCGGATGCCTTCGTCACCGTGCGCACGCAGGCCGAGCTGGCGGAACTGATGCGGCTGTGCCTGCGGCGGAAGATGGCGTGGTGGATCATCGGCGGCGGAAGCAACATGCTCGTGGGCGACGGCGGCGTGCGCGGCGTCGTGATCCGCTTGGCCGGCGAGTTCGCCGCGGTCGGCGTCGCCATCGAACACGGCGCAGTGGTCGTCGAAGCGGGCGGTTCGGCCGGCATGGCGCTGGTGACCGCAAAGGCGGCATCGGCCGGAGCGAAGAGCGTCGGATCGCTCTCGGGGATCCCCGGGACCATCGGCGGATCGCTGCGCATGAACGCGGGAACCGATCGTGAGATCGGCGACTTCGTTCGCAGCGTGTGGGTGCAGTCGCCGAGCCGCCCCGAGCCGCACCGCGTCAGCATCCGCTATCTCTATCGTCATTCCACGCTCGAACGTGACGTCGTGGTCTCGCGTGTAACCCTTGCCTTCGAGCGAGCGGACTCGAGCGAGGTGCGCGAAGAGATGCGCGGGCGTCTGGTTCGCCGCAAACGGACGCAGCCGATCGCAACGCCCAATGCGGGATCGTGCTTCCGGAACCCCCAAGGCGACAAGGCCGCGCGGCTGATCGAATCGGCTGGGGCTAAGGGGTGGCGCGAGGGGGGCGCGGAAGTCTCGGCGCTGCACGCAAACTTTATCAATAACACCGGGGGAGCGACGGCGCGCGACGTCGCAACGCTGCTCGCACGAGTCCGCCGTGCGGTCCTCGATCGCAGCGGAGTCGAACTGCGCTTGGAAGTGCATCTCGTTGGAGTCTTTATCGATGCAACGTAA
- a CDS encoding D-alanine--D-alanine ligase: MQRNGGSRATVAVVMGGNSAEREISIQSGTQVLRALHSLGYEARSIDYDERFVDALRELRPDVVFIALHGPGGEDGHVQALLEYLSIPYTGSGLEAAALSMDKHLTKKLLAAEGLPTPVWDLFDLTGGTLPLLPGSLDLPLVIKPRFEGSSTGVTIVRTHEEWTNAMLEASKSYAAILAEEYVEGREFTCAVLGEEALPIVEIVAHRDGFYSYGSKYDAGGCTHIAPAQIDDGLAARLQMLGLSAHRLLGLRDYSRSDFIIRSDSRPYLLEINSLPGLSPASLLPDACAAAGIGFEALVERLVNYAMARGAVRDAVA, translated from the coding sequence ATGCAACGTAACGGAGGGTCTCGCGCGACGGTCGCCGTCGTGATGGGTGGGAACAGCGCCGAACGCGAGATCTCGATTCAGTCGGGTACGCAGGTATTACGCGCCCTGCATTCACTGGGCTACGAGGCGCGCTCCATCGATTACGACGAGCGCTTCGTCGACGCGCTGCGTGAGTTGCGGCCCGACGTCGTATTCATCGCTCTGCACGGGCCGGGCGGCGAAGACGGTCACGTGCAGGCGCTGCTCGAGTATCTATCGATTCCGTACACCGGGAGCGGCCTGGAAGCGGCCGCATTGTCGATGGACAAACACTTGACGAAGAAGCTGCTCGCCGCCGAAGGATTGCCAACGCCGGTATGGGACCTGTTCGATCTCACGGGCGGCACGCTGCCCCTCTTGCCCGGCTCGCTCGATCTTCCGCTCGTAATCAAACCGCGATTCGAAGGCTCCTCTACGGGGGTCACGATCGTGCGCACGCATGAAGAGTGGACCAATGCGATGCTGGAGGCGTCGAAGTCGTACGCTGCGATCCTTGCCGAAGAGTACGTCGAGGGGCGGGAATTTACGTGCGCGGTGCTCGGCGAGGAGGCGCTGCCGATCGTCGAGATCGTCGCCCACCGCGACGGCTTCTACAGTTACGGCTCGAAGTACGACGCCGGCGGCTGCACGCACATCGCGCCGGCGCAAATCGACGACGGCTTGGCAGCACGCCTGCAGATGCTCGGACTCTCGGCTCATCGGCTTTTGGGGCTACGCGATTACTCACGCAGCGACTTCATCATCCGTTCGGACAGCCGGCCCTATCTTTTGGAGATCAACTCGCTTCCCGGGCTCTCGCCCGCAAGTCTGCTTCCCGATGCGTGCGCGGCCGCCGGCATCGGTTTCGAAGCGCTCGTCGAGCGGCTGGTCAACTATGCGATGGCGCGCGGTGCCGTCCGCGACGCCGTGGCTTAG
- the groES gene encoding co-chaperone GroES, whose translation MNLKPLFDNVVVEHIEQDDKTTGGVFLPDTAKEKPQEGMIRAVGSGRVTDKGTKLDMHVKVGDRVLYRKYSGSEVKIDGTEYLIIPEKDILAIVDKVPAGV comes from the coding sequence GTGAATCTCAAGCCCCTGTTCGACAACGTCGTTGTCGAGCACATCGAACAGGACGACAAGACGACCGGCGGCGTGTTTCTACCCGACACCGCCAAGGAGAAGCCCCAGGAGGGCATGATCCGTGCGGTCGGCTCCGGCCGAGTAACCGATAAAGGCACGAAGCTAGACATGCATGTCAAGGTCGGCGATCGTGTGCTCTACCGCAAATATTCCGGTAGCGAAGTTAAGATCGATGGTACCGAGTACCTCATCATCCCCGAAAAAGACATTCTCGCCATCGTCGACAAAGTGCCGGCCGGCGTCTAA
- the groL gene encoding chaperonin GroEL (60 kDa chaperone family; promotes refolding of misfolded polypeptides especially under stressful conditions; forms two stacked rings of heptamers to form a barrel-shaped 14mer; ends can be capped by GroES; misfolded proteins enter the barrel where they are refolded when GroES binds) — protein sequence MAAKQLVFDESARRALERGANILADAVKVTLGPKGRNVVLDKKFGSPTITNDGVTIAKEIELPDVFENMGAQLVKEVASKTNDVAGDGTTTATVLAQAIIREGLRNVTAGSNPLLIKHGIEKGVQIAVKEMESFKKDVDSKEKIAQVASISANDPEIGEFIADAMEKVGKDGVITVEESRTIKTEVETKDGMQFDKGYISPYMVTDSERMEASLDDPFILVTERKISAIADILPLLEKVVQVQKPLLIIAEDVEGEALATLVVNKLRGTFTSVAVKAPGFGDRRKEMLKDIATLTGATVISEELGLKLDKVTPEQLGRAKRVKVTKEETTIVDGAGKQDAIKGRIEMIKKQIEETDSDFDREKLQERLAKLSGGVAVIQVGAATETELKEKKHRIEDALSATRAAVQEGMIPGGGASLLHAIKAIDKYEPPKANGHSGTWVDEKIGINIVRKALEEPARQIADNAGFEGSVQVNAVRTKSAPYGFDAMSGEVVDMFTAGIVEPLKVTRAALQNAASIGAMILTTETLVADKPEPKKEAVGAPGGGMGGYDMM from the coding sequence ATGGCTGCAAAGCAACTCGTATTTGATGAAAGCGCGCGACGCGCGCTCGAGCGCGGTGCGAACATCCTCGCCGATGCCGTGAAGGTGACGCTCGGTCCCAAGGGCCGCAACGTCGTGCTCGACAAGAAGTTCGGTTCGCCGACGATCACCAACGACGGCGTGACCATCGCCAAAGAGATCGAGCTGCCCGACGTGTTCGAAAACATGGGGGCCCAGCTCGTCAAGGAAGTCGCCTCGAAGACCAACGACGTCGCCGGCGACGGCACGACCACCGCCACGGTGCTCGCCCAGGCGATCATCCGCGAAGGTCTGCGCAACGTCACGGCCGGCAGCAATCCGCTGCTGATCAAACACGGCATCGAAAAAGGCGTCCAGATTGCCGTCAAAGAGATGGAGTCGTTCAAGAAGGATGTCGATTCCAAGGAAAAGATCGCGCAGGTCGCGTCGATCTCGGCCAACGACCCGGAGATCGGCGAGTTCATCGCCGATGCGATGGAGAAGGTCGGCAAGGACGGCGTGATCACCGTCGAGGAGTCGCGGACGATCAAGACCGAGGTCGAGACCAAAGACGGCATGCAGTTCGATAAGGGCTACATCTCGCCGTACATGGTCACCGACTCGGAGCGCATGGAAGCCTCGCTCGACGATCCGTTCATCCTCGTTACCGAGCGCAAGATCTCGGCCATCGCCGACATCCTGCCCCTGCTCGAGAAGGTCGTTCAGGTCCAGAAGCCGCTCCTGATCATCGCCGAAGACGTCGAGGGTGAAGCCCTTGCGACGCTCGTCGTGAACAAGCTGCGCGGTACTTTCACATCCGTTGCGGTTAAGGCACCGGGCTTCGGCGACCGCCGCAAAGAGATGCTCAAGGATATCGCCACACTGACCGGCGCGACGGTCATCTCCGAAGAGCTCGGGCTCAAGCTCGATAAGGTAACCCCCGAACAGCTCGGCCGCGCCAAGCGCGTCAAGGTAACGAAGGAAGAGACGACGATCGTCGACGGCGCCGGCAAGCAGGATGCGATCAAGGGCCGCATCGAGATGATCAAAAAGCAGATCGAAGAGACCGATTCGGACTTCGATCGCGAGAAGCTCCAGGAGCGCCTCGCAAAGCTCTCCGGCGGCGTCGCCGTCATCCAGGTCGGCGCGGCAACCGAGACGGAGCTCAAAGAGAAGAAGCATCGCATCGAGGATGCGCTCTCGGCGACCCGTGCGGCCGTCCAAGAGGGCATGATCCCCGGCGGCGGCGCCTCGCTGCTGCACGCGATCAAGGCGATCGATAAGTACGAGCCTCCCAAGGCAAACGGCCATAGCGGCACGTGGGTCGACGAAAAGATCGGCATCAACATCGTGCGCAAAGCGCTCGAAGAGCCGGCCCGTCAAATCGCCGACAACGCCGGCTTCGAAGGTTCGGTCCAGGTGAACGCGGTTCGCACGAAGAGCGCGCCGTACGGCTTCGACGCGATGAGCGGAGAAGTCGTCGATATGTTCACAGCCGGCATCGTCGAGCCGTTGAAAGTCACTCGCGCGGCGCTGCAGAACGCGGCGTCGATCGGCGCGATGATTCTCACCACCGAAACGCTCGTTGCCGACAAGCCCGAGCCGAAGAAAGAGGCCGTCGGAGCACCCGGCGGCGGCATGGGCGGCTACGACATGATGTAA
- a CDS encoding citrate/2-methylcitrate synthase: protein MPTVVDRGLEGVVVGSTELSNVEGAIGRLTYRGYDIDDLAPNATFEEIVHLLLYGHLPNRHHLEELRRELAARRALPEPLVTAMQNFPKTAWPMEVLRTVTSGLGLFSPVNANGEHLSDVHTAIDLIAKMPTIVAGWDRIRRGLDPIGPRPDLSQAGNFLYMRTGKVPHALEEDAIDTYLVLLADHSFNASTFAARVAASTRADMYASVTAALATLQGDLHGGAASAAFRTLSEVKAPENAEAYVRGILDRGQRIMGMGHREYKVRDPRAKHLEAIAKELSQHVGGEQRWYETAHEIEEASRKVLQEKKPGNTIYANVDFYTAPVLADLGIPGDEFTCLFACGRIAGWTGHILEQLADNRLIRPQATYDGPATGPYVPIEKRTNGTTG, encoded by the coding sequence TTGCCAACCGTTGTCGATCGGGGTCTCGAGGGTGTCGTCGTCGGGTCCACCGAGCTTAGTAACGTCGAAGGCGCGATCGGACGCTTAACCTATCGCGGTTACGATATCGACGATCTCGCTCCGAACGCCACGTTCGAAGAGATCGTTCACCTGCTGCTCTACGGCCATCTTCCCAACCGCCATCATCTCGAAGAGCTTCGCCGCGAGCTCGCCGCGCGCCGCGCGCTGCCGGAACCGCTCGTCACGGCAATGCAGAACTTTCCCAAGACCGCGTGGCCGATGGAAGTGCTGCGCACCGTTACCAGCGGACTCGGTCTCTTCTCACCGGTCAACGCGAACGGAGAGCATCTCTCCGACGTGCACACGGCGATCGATCTGATCGCCAAGATGCCGACGATCGTCGCCGGCTGGGATCGCATTCGCCGCGGGCTCGACCCGATCGGCCCGCGCCCCGACCTCTCGCAGGCCGGAAACTTTCTCTACATGCGAACGGGCAAGGTCCCGCACGCGCTCGAGGAAGATGCGATCGACACCTATCTGGTGCTGCTCGCGGACCACTCGTTCAACGCGTCGACCTTTGCGGCAAGAGTGGCCGCGTCGACCCGCGCCGACATGTACGCGTCGGTGACCGCAGCGCTGGCGACGCTCCAGGGCGACCTGCACGGCGGCGCGGCGAGCGCGGCGTTTCGCACGCTGTCCGAGGTGAAGGCTCCCGAGAACGCCGAGGCGTACGTGCGCGGAATCCTCGACCGCGGTCAACGCATCATGGGCATGGGACACCGCGAATACAAGGTACGCGATCCGCGGGCTAAACATTTGGAGGCGATCGCCAAGGAACTCTCGCAGCACGTCGGCGGTGAGCAACGGTGGTACGAAACCGCGCACGAAATCGAAGAAGCGAGCCGAAAGGTGCTTCAAGAGAAGAAGCCCGGCAACACGATCTATGCGAACGTCGACTTTTACACCGCACCGGTGCTCGCCGATCTCGGTATTCCGGGTGACGAATTTACCTGCCTCTTTGCCTGCGGACGTATCGCCGGTTGGACGGGACACATCCTCGAGCAGTTGGCCGACAATCGTTTGATTCGTCCGCAAGCTACCTACGACGGTCCAGCGACCGGCCCGTACGTGCCGATCGAAAAACGCACGAACGGCACGACCGGCTAG